One region of Oryza glaberrima chromosome 7, OglaRS2, whole genome shotgun sequence genomic DNA includes:
- the LOC127779669 gene encoding WUSCHEL-related homeobox 11, which translates to MDGGHSPDRHAAAAAAGEPVRSRWTPKPEQILILESIFNSGMVNPPKDETVRIRKLLERFGAVGDANVFYWFQNRRSRSRRRQRQLQAQAQAAAAAASSGSPPTASSGGLAPGHAGSPASSLGMFAHGAAGYSSSSSSSWPSSPPSVGMMMGDVDYGGGGDDLFAISRQMGYMDGGGGSSSSAAAGQHQQQQLYYSCQPATMTVFINGVATEVPRGPIDLRSMFGQDVMLVHSTGALLPANEYGILLHSLQMGESYFLVTRSS; encoded by the exons ATGGACGGCGGCCACAGCCCGGAcaggcatgcggcggcggcggcggcgggggagccgGTGAGGTCGCGGTGGACGCCGAAGCCGGAGCAGATACTCATCCTGGAGTCCATCTTCAACAGCGGCATGGTGAACCCGCCCAAGGACGAGACCGTCCGCATCCGCAAGCTGCTCGAGCGCTtcggcgccgtcggcgacgcCAACGTCTTCTACTGGTTCCAGAACCGCCGCtcgcgctcccgccgccgccagcgccagctgcaggcgcaggcgcaggcggccgcggccgccgcctcgtcgggaTCTCCTCCGACTGCTTCGTCCGGTGGCCTCGCGCCTGGCCACGCCGGCTCGCCGGCTTCGTCGCTCGGGATGTTcgcgcacggcgccgccgggtacagctcctcgtcgtcctcatcgtggccgtcctcgccgccgtcggtgggGATGATGATGGGGGACGTGGACtacgggggcggcggcgacgacctgtTCGCCATCTCGAGGCAGATGGGGTacatggacggcggcggcggctcgtcgtcgtcggcggccgccggtcagcatcagcagcagcagctctacTACTCGTGTCAACCTG CGACGATGACGGTGTTCATCAACGGAGTGGCGACGGAGGTGCCAAGGGGACCGATCGATCTGAGATCAATGTTTGGGCAGGACGTGATGCTGGTGCATTCAACGGGTGCTCTTCTTCCAGCCAACGAGTACGGCATCCTCCTCCATTCTCTCCAGATGGGCGAGAGCTACTTCCTG GTCACGAGGTCGTCTTGA